The Desulfovibrio subterraneus genome has a segment encoding these proteins:
- a CDS encoding hydrogenase small subunit, whose amino-acid sequence MPNGTRFDGLKMMAGQGGVSRRDFMKFCGLMATFIGLGPGFAAEVAHALTTKKRPSVVYLHCAECTGCTEGLLRAYEPYFDEIIMSTISLDYCETVMAAAGTAAHAALEKAITNPEGFICVIEGGIPTFHGGEYGKVGGETMFQLCARVASKAKATIAMGSCASFGGVQAARPNLSGAKGVNEALKAVGVNAINIAGCPPNPMNFVGTVVHLLTKGMPDLDHWNRPTLFYGDTVHSQCPRQKHFNSGEFALSFDSPEAKKGWCLYKLGCKGPYTYNNCPTALFNQVNWPVKAGAPCIGCSEPNFWDDYSPFFHPIEDGPKG is encoded by the coding sequence ATGCCGAACGGAACCAGATTTGACGGACTGAAGATGATGGCCGGACAGGGTGGCGTAAGCCGACGCGACTTCATGAAATTCTGCGGGCTCATGGCCACGTTCATCGGGCTTGGACCCGGATTCGCCGCCGAAGTGGCCCATGCCCTCACCACAAAGAAGCGTCCCTCGGTCGTGTATCTGCACTGCGCGGAATGCACAGGCTGCACCGAAGGCCTGCTCAGGGCCTATGAACCCTATTTTGATGAAATAATCATGAGCACCATTTCGCTCGATTACTGCGAAACGGTCATGGCGGCTGCAGGCACGGCAGCGCATGCGGCGCTGGAAAAGGCCATAACCAACCCCGAAGGATTCATCTGTGTTATCGAAGGCGGCATACCCACCTTCCACGGGGGCGAATACGGCAAGGTCGGCGGCGAAACCATGTTCCAACTGTGTGCGCGGGTGGCATCCAAGGCCAAGGCCACCATTGCCATGGGTTCCTGCGCCAGCTTTGGCGGCGTGCAGGCTGCCAGACCCAATCTCTCCGGCGCCAAGGGCGTGAACGAAGCGCTCAAGGCAGTTGGGGTAAACGCCATCAACATTGCGGGCTGTCCGCCCAACCCCATGAACTTTGTCGGCACCGTGGTGCACCTGCTCACCAAGGGCATGCCCGATCTGGACCACTGGAACAGGCCCACGCTGTTCTACGGCGACACCGTGCACTCGCAGTGTCCGCGTCAGAAGCACTTCAACAGCGGCGAGTTCGCCCTGAGTTTTGACAGCCCCGAAGCCAAGAAGGGCTGGTGCCTCTACAAGCTCGGATGCAAGGGACCCTACACCTACAACAACTGCCCCACTGCCCTGTTCAATCAGGTGAACTGGCCCGTCAAGGCCGGTGCCCCCTGCATAGGCTGCAGCGAACCCAATTTCTGGGATGACTATTCGCCCTTCTTCCACCCCATCGAAGACGGCCCGAAAGGGTAA